One stretch of Thermoproteota archaeon DNA includes these proteins:
- a CDS encoding CBS domain-containing protein — protein MPYMKVGDLLKGYGFISVTPDKTVREAAKVMANKGIGFLVVVDSSDPRKVVGVLSERDIIRALASNKEDAKVEELMTKDVVTVKDTDTLYKAAKLMREHRIRHLVVVNEDGIPVGVLSIRDLTYEEGALKALAEEIESEFSP, from the coding sequence ATGCCTTATATGAAGGTTGGAGATCTCCTGAAGGGGTACGGCTTCATAAGCGTTACCCCGGACAAGACCGTAAGAGAAGCGGCTAAGGTGATGGCGAACAAGGGGATCGGCTTCTTGGTGGTTGTGGACTCAAGCGACCCCCGAAAGGTGGTGGGGGTCCTCTCTGAGAGGGACATCATCAGGGCCTTGGCCAGCAACAAGGAGGATGCCAAGGTCGAAGAGCTCATGACCAAGGATGTCGTCACGGTGAAGGACACGGACACCCTCTATAAGGCAGCTAAGCTCATGAGGGAGCACAGAATCAGGCACCTCGTAGTTGTAAACGAGGACGGCATCCCAGTCGGTGTGCTCAGCATAAGGGACCTGACCTACGAGGAGGGCGCGCTCAAGGCCCTCGCCGAGGAGATAGAGAGCGAGTTCTCCCCTTGA
- a CDS encoding dual specificity protein phosphatase family protein, which translates to MRKPGNFSFVDEHVAGSALPYSPEEIDWLANKGIKVVVSLVKSEEYDERVIERLRELGMEHYFFPIENFSAPPVELLAQIVDLINQKVGEGKKVLVHCLAGCGRTGTVLAAYFVSKGMRPDEAIEHLRSMRPCSIETQQQYDAIWFYYTYFKGRTRSLSPRRGP; encoded by the coding sequence TTGAGGAAGCCGGGAAACTTCTCTTTCGTGGACGAGCATGTGGCGGGTTCCGCTCTTCCCTATTCACCGGAAGAGATCGATTGGCTGGCAAATAAGGGAATAAAGGTCGTGGTATCGCTCGTGAAGTCGGAGGAGTATGACGAGCGTGTGATCGAGAGATTGAGGGAGCTGGGAATGGAGCATTATTTCTTTCCCATCGAGAACTTCTCGGCTCCGCCCGTAGAGCTCCTAGCTCAGATAGTCGACCTGATAAACCAGAAAGTTGGGGAGGGAAAGAAGGTGCTGGTCCACTGTTTGGCGGGATGCGGGAGGACCGGCACCGTTCTGGCCGCTTACTTCGTCTCAAAAGGAATGCGGCCTGATGAAGCCATCGAGCACCTCAGATCCATGAGGCCTTGCTCCATAGAGACCCAGCAGCAGTACGATGCGATCTGGTTCTATTACACCTACTTCAAGGGGAGAACTCGCTCTCTATCTCCTCGGCGAGGGCCTTGA